The genomic region AAATCCTCAGCAATAATTTTGATAACTGGATATATAAGTGAAAATAATTTTGATGAACAAGCAGAAAGGCAATGGAGACAAGCGTTAAGACAAGCGGGGTGGAATGGCTCTATTTATCATCTCTGGTGGGAATCAGGGGATGATAATTGGAAGAAATTTAGATGCAATTACCGTTGGGAGCAAATCAAAAGTAAAGCTAAGCGTGTAGGCAAAGATTACCTACCTAACTTAGTTTCAACCATTCCTGAAAAGGCTATTTCATTAATTGGTTACTCACTAGGAGTTCGTATTATATATTACGGTATGGAGTATTGGGATAGTTCTAAGAAAGTTCTAAAAGATACAGTTTTTCTAGGTGGAGCTGTGCCGAGAGATAAAGCCTGGGGAAGTAAAACTTCATCTCTAACTGGACGAATTGTCAACGTATACAACTCTAAAGACAGCAAATTATCACGAGAATATAAAGCTGGAGAACTATTACGAAATAGTCCTTGTGGTCTTAAACCAATCAAAGACCAACATTATAAAATCATTAATGTGGATGCAACATCTTTAATTGGCACATCCAGCCACTCAGATAAGCACTATCTACGTGTATTAAGAGAGACAGCAGGAAAGCAATTGTGGTTATAAAAGTATTGCTCGCAATACTTTGCTATTTATAGAGTTTGTGGCAAGAAAAAAGTTACTATCTGGATTGACTATCTATTAATTACAAGTAATTCTTGCAGAATAGATAAAATTAACCGATCGAGTTGGGCATCCTATCTATAAGGGCTATGAATACTGACTGCGTAAGCCCGATCGCTGTTTAAACTTGTACATAGAATTATACGCCTAAATATTGCCGCGACCAAGCAAGAGATGAACTTTTATTAATGATGGGAGGAGGAGCAGCAGCAGGAGTTGCTGGTAGTATTCCTGTCATCGGTGTAGCAGCCTTCCAAGCAGGGCTGACGACTGTACAGTTTGCTGTAGTAATTCGTATTGCCCAAGTTTATCAGGTTGATTTAATACCTGCTGGTGGAGCTGGAGCAGTTGCTGGTGTAATTATGGCAATGGGAGGAGGACAATTACTTTTTAGAATCGGCGGTGGAATAGCAGGAGTTGTTCCATTTGTTG from Chroococcidiopsis sp. SAG 2025 harbors:
- a CDS encoding DUF726 domain-containing protein, whose product is MDRPFLEFLEPSKGKSSAIILITGYISENNFDEQAERQWRQALRQAGWNGSIYHLWWESGDDNWKKFRCNYRWEQIKSKAKRVGKDYLPNLVSTIPEKAISLIGYSLGVRIIYYGMEYWDSSKKVLKDTVFLGGAVPRDKAWGSKTSSLTGRIVNVYNSKDSKLSREYKAGELLRNSPCGLKPIKDQHYKIINVDATSLIGTSSHSDKHYLRVLRETAGKQLWL